A segment of the Aureliella helgolandensis genome:
GGATGGTGGAAAAGAACTCTATCATTGCTCAGTGCAACATTACCCGACTCACCAAGCTCGACGAAGGAACGCAACTCACACTCGAAGGTTTGCAGGCCGATATCAAGCAGTCGCTCGGTAAGAGTTTTGAGAGCTTCCTGGAATCGAGCGAAAAGGTGACTTCTTCCAAGCTGCGGCTCATGCGCTGTGTGGCAATGGGAGTTTCGGAAGACGTCCCGATTCAGTGGGTGTATTGCCACCTTTCCGATGACCACGGACAACGGCTTGCATTGATTTACACGATGGGTGGAAACGTGACGGACCGCTTTGCGGCGGCTGATGAGCAGATGACGTCGAGTTTTGAGATGTTAGCCGCACCAGCTCCGACCGATGTCCCCACTCCGGCGCCCCAAGTCAGTTCGAAACCGACTCAAGCACCACGCTAGCCACGCACGCTGCGACTGGTAACGCATGGTTGTCTGCACAGGCAGAATCGCAGTTCAGTGTGGCTCTGCCCCCTCGGTCGGTTCTGAGGGCGGGGCAGCCAGTGGTTGGGAGGATCGTCAAGATTCTGCGGGGGCGCGTTGCTGGCTGGGTCTCTCTGGCTTCGGTTGAGCGAGGCCCGCTAAGTCACGTGCAAGCAAGCCTAAACGCAATTTCACGGCCGCGCTATTATCACCACCCAAGTAAGAGTGAGTGACTTGGAGGTGGCTGCCTGTTTTCATTCTGTGCAGCATTAGAAATGCTAGAGATTGGCGCGAAGCGGGTGCGTCTAACGTTGATAGATTGGCAGGTAATGGTATTTGACCGATAAACTCAGGATGGCTAGGCAGGTCGCGTAGACTTTGCCCGCACCGAGTTCTTCGCCACTGGTCGCCGCCCACGAGCCATCGGGTTGTTGGTGTTCCAGCAAAATGTTCGCCACGATCCGCTGGGAGTCGCTGGCTATCTGCCCGCCTCGCTGATGCATCCCCTGGGCATAATAGTAAGTGCCGTAGAAAAAGAACCGTTCATTCCATTTGGGAGGATGGGATAGCAGCCACTGCGTAGCTCCCTGGACCAAGGGAGATTCGTATTCTCCACAGACTTGGAGTGCCAGTAGACCAGAAGCTGTCATCGCGAAAGTGGGATTATTGGAATTCGGCAGGTAGCTAAATCCAGCTGGGCTCTGCGTTGGGTTGCCTTGCGAATCGAGGCGTGCCGTGTACGAACGCCGCAGGTAGGCGATCGCCTCCCCTATGGCGGCCGCAGGCACCGCCAGGCCATCATTCTTAGCCGATCGCAGAGCCATCAATTGCCAGACGCTGACCGACAGGTCTGAATCGTTCGAATTGGGTGTGTAGCGCCAGCCGCCGCGATATTGGGTTGATTTCTGCTGCTGTTGTGCACTGAGGATTAGGTCAATGGCTGATTGGCAGCGGGCTGCGATGCGAGCATCCTGGGTTGCGTCGGCCCCCATGCCTCGCATCTCCGTGAGCATTAGCGTTACCACACCATGTCCGTACATCCGCGAGCCATCACGATTCCCGTAGTATCCGTCCTTGTCCTGGCGATCCTCCAGCAGCACGAAGTCGAGTGCTTGTCTCGAGGCGTTTCCAAAATCTCCTGGCGAGCTTGGTGTTGCACCGGAGCTGGCCAGTGCCATGATGGCCAAGGCGGTCATGGTCGTGGCATATTGTTGGTCGACGATCGATCCGTCGCTCCGCTGTTTCGACACAAGATACTGCAAACCGCGATCAACGGCCGCATCGACTGCATCTTGTTGGAACACTTCCGTCTCAAACTTGCTAGTCTCGCTTTGTGCACGAGCTCGAAACGGACTGCATCCAAGAAGCACGAGTGTGATGGCGAGCGAGTGGCATGAGGAACGCATGGACAGCGCCAACTTTTTAGTGGAATTGTGAGACGAGTGGCAAATGGGGAACGCCTATTCTGCAGAGCGTTGCGGTTTGCGAGCGAGTTCTCGGAAGTAGGCTTCAATTTGCTGGCGATAGAGTGGCAGGACCGTTT
Coding sequences within it:
- a CDS encoding prenyltransferase/squalene oxidase repeat-containing protein; amino-acid sequence: MRSSCHSLAITLVLLGCSPFRARAQSETSKFETEVFQQDAVDAAVDRGLQYLVSKQRSDGSIVDQQYATTMTALAIMALASSGATPSSPGDFGNASRQALDFVLLEDRQDKDGYYGNRDGSRMYGHGVVTLMLTEMRGMGADATQDARIAARCQSAIDLILSAQQQQKSTQYRGGWRYTPNSNDSDLSVSVWQLMALRSAKNDGLAVPAAAIGEAIAYLRRSYTARLDSQGNPTQSPAGFSYLPNSNNPTFAMTASGLLALQVCGEYESPLVQGATQWLLSHPPKWNERFFFYGTYYYAQGMHQRGGQIASDSQRIVANILLEHQQPDGSWAATSGEELGAGKVYATCLAILSLSVKYHYLPIYQR